Proteins encoded together in one Anaerotignum propionicum DSM 1682 window:
- a CDS encoding epoxyqueuosine reductase QueH has translation MIVTKENYQHILEKTLKQLEQTKKRPRLLLHSCCGPCSSYVLEYLSTYFDITIFYYNPNIAPFEEFTFRAEEQQKLLKEISLASPASFLLGTYDSAAFFELAKGHENEPEGGLRCKACYKLRLRKTAEEAKKEGFDYFTTTLSISPHKDAQSLNQIGKELSEEYDIPYLFSDFKKRDGYRRSCQLSEIYGLYRQNYCGCPYSKLEADLRHGNSNQNSHN, from the coding sequence ATGATTGTGACCAAAGAAAATTATCAGCATATATTAGAAAAGACCTTAAAACAATTAGAGCAGACAAAGAAACGACCGAGGCTATTGTTGCATAGCTGTTGCGGCCCATGCTCCTCTTACGTTTTGGAATATCTGTCTACTTATTTCGATATTACTATCTTTTATTACAACCCCAATATTGCTCCTTTCGAAGAATTCACTTTTCGTGCTGAGGAGCAGCAAAAGCTATTAAAAGAGATCTCCTTAGCTTCTCCCGCCTCCTTTTTATTAGGGACGTATGACTCTGCCGCCTTCTTCGAATTGGCGAAGGGACACGAGAATGAACCTGAAGGCGGGCTTCGCTGTAAAGCATGCTACAAACTTCGTCTGCGCAAAACTGCAGAAGAAGCTAAAAAGGAAGGCTTTGATTACTTCACCACTACCCTTAGCATCAGCCCCCACAAGGACGCCCAATCACTGAACCAAATCGGCAAGGAATTATCAGAAGAATATGATATACCTTATTTATTTTCAGACTTCAAAAAACGAGATGGCTATCGTCGTTCCTGTCAATTATCTGAAATATATGGTCTTTACCGACAGAATTATTGCGGCTGCCCCTATTCAAAACTGGAGGCAGATCTACGTCATGGTAATTCTAACCAGAATTCCCATAATTGA
- a CDS encoding ABC transporter permease: protein MYRKLILNDIKKSKLITITITVFILLAAMLTSMAAILSVSLFSSIEGMMEKAKTPHFLQMHSGKINLQELLNFVEGQENIKDFQVTSFLNIEGSELMIGENSLAGSIQDNGLSVQSQHFDFLLNLDGEITTPAKGEIYVPIYYMKSGQANIGDSVVIHGVHFTVAGFVRDSQMNPSMISSKRFLVNQADFDLIRDSGKLEYLIEFRFTDPSKASAFEAEYLSKGLPSNGPPAITYSLFKMANAIDDGIMIAVLILISVLVIIVSFLCIRFTLLAKIEEDYREIGVLKAIGLRTHSIRQLYLAKYGVLGGIACIGGFVLSLFAKEPFLANMRLYMGETGGSDLGMLFGMLSVLIIFFVVMLYVNGVLRRFKNISAAEAIRFGAPQEKSKVGRGFRLSDVRVLSPNIFLGLKDVLIRKKLYVTMLLVLVISCFLIIVPQNIYNTISQRNFMTYMGIGECDMRMDIQQQDNIGIRAEKIASFMAKDSEIEEYTVLTSYMFDMPKPDGTLGKLKVELGDHSIFPIKYSSGKAPERESEIAISRFVADDLKIGMNDSIKLIVDGREKTLTICGIYSDITNGGKTAKAIFQTKEGKILWSIIPVRLQRGVEASQKVAIYKEQFSYAKVADIDEYVKQSFGGIIDAVQKVSYAAIAIAVMLTILVTVLFMKMLLTKERYSIAVMKSLGFKTSEFLIQYMARAYTVLFLGILIGTILANTLGELLGGGLIASFGASTFRFVINPVFAYLFSPLLMAASVGVATRLGIWGISSFKIPDYIKE from the coding sequence ATGTATCGAAAACTGATTTTGAATGATATAAAGAAAAGTAAGCTTATCACCATTACCATTACCGTATTTATTCTGTTAGCGGCAATGCTTACTTCTATGGCGGCAATACTTTCTGTGAGCCTTTTTTCCTCTATTGAAGGTATGATGGAAAAAGCGAAAACACCTCACTTTTTGCAGATGCATTCCGGCAAGATAAATTTGCAGGAACTCTTAAATTTCGTAGAGGGACAGGAAAATATTAAAGATTTTCAAGTCACATCCTTTTTAAATATAGAGGGGTCTGAGTTGATGATTGGCGAAAATTCTCTAGCTGGTTCTATCCAGGATAATGGCCTTTCTGTGCAAAGCCAACACTTTGACTTTCTTCTAAATCTTGATGGAGAGATTACTACACCCGCCAAAGGAGAGATTTATGTTCCTATTTATTATATGAAAAGTGGTCAGGCAAACATCGGGGATAGTGTTGTGATTCACGGTGTGCATTTTACAGTTGCCGGTTTTGTACGGGATTCCCAAATGAACCCTTCAATGATTTCTTCCAAACGTTTTCTTGTGAACCAGGCTGATTTTGATTTGATTAGGGATTCTGGAAAGCTAGAGTATCTCATTGAGTTTCGTTTCACCGACCCTTCTAAGGCGTCCGCTTTTGAAGCAGAATATCTTTCTAAGGGTCTTCCGTCCAACGGGCCTCCTGCTATTACCTATTCCTTGTTCAAAATGGCAAACGCAATTGACGATGGTATTATGATTGCAGTGCTAATACTCATTAGTGTACTTGTAATCATCGTTAGTTTCTTGTGTATCCGATTCACACTGCTGGCAAAAATAGAGGAGGATTACCGAGAAATAGGTGTGCTGAAAGCAATTGGACTGAGAACACATAGCATTCGGCAGTTGTATCTGGCTAAATACGGTGTCCTTGGAGGAATTGCCTGCATTGGAGGCTTTGTACTTTCCTTGTTTGCAAAAGAGCCTTTTTTAGCAAATATGCGTTTATATATGGGAGAGACCGGTGGCTCTGATCTGGGTATGTTGTTTGGAATGCTGAGTGTCTTAATTATCTTTTTTGTTGTGATGCTGTACGTGAATGGTGTTTTACGCCGTTTCAAAAATATTTCTGCGGCGGAGGCCATCCGTTTCGGGGCACCACAGGAAAAATCAAAAGTAGGAAGAGGCTTTCGACTGTCTGACGTTAGAGTGCTTTCCCCCAATATTTTTCTTGGTCTTAAGGATGTTTTGATAAGGAAAAAGCTTTATGTCACAATGCTTTTGGTACTAGTTATTTCCTGTTTTCTAATCATTGTACCACAAAATATCTACAATACCATTTCTCAGCGTAACTTTATGACCTATATGGGCATAGGGGAATGTGATATGCGAATGGATATTCAGCAACAGGATAATATTGGTATAAGAGCTGAGAAGATAGCAAGCTTTATGGCAAAGGATTCAGAGATAGAAGAATACACGGTGCTAACAAGCTATATGTTTGATATGCCTAAGCCAGATGGTACGCTTGGGAAGCTTAAGGTAGAGTTGGGGGACCATTCAATTTTTCCTATCAAATATTCGTCCGGCAAGGCACCTGAGCGTGAATCTGAGATTGCTATCTCCCGATTTGTCGCAGATGATTTGAAAATAGGTATGAATGATTCCATTAAACTGATTGTTGATGGACGAGAAAAGACCCTTACCATATGCGGGATATATTCAGATATTACAAATGGAGGCAAAACTGCCAAGGCTATTTTTCAAACGAAGGAAGGCAAGATTCTTTGGAGCATTATTCCTGTGAGGCTCCAAAGAGGAGTGGAGGCTTCCCAAAAAGTAGCTATATATAAGGAGCAGTTTTCCTATGCAAAGGTAGCGGATATTGATGAGTATGTTAAGCAGTCATTTGGCGGAATTATTGATGCAGTACAAAAGGTTTCCTATGCAGCCATTGCTATCGCTGTTATGCTTACTATACTGGTGACGGTTCTGTTTATGAAAATGCTTCTGACAAAGGAGCGCTATTCTATTGCTGTGATGAAATCCCTTGGATTCAAAACATCTGAGTTTCTTATTCAATATATGGCCAGAGCGTACACCGTACTATTTTTGGGTATATTGATTGGTACAATTTTAGCAAATACATTGGGAGAACTGTTAGGTGGAGGACTAATTGCATCCTTTGGTGCATCCACATTCCGTTTTGTGATTAATCCTGTGTTTGCGTACCTATTTTCACCGTTGCTTATGGCAGCTAGTGTTGGTGTTGCAACACGGCTAGGTATCTGGGGTATTTCCTCATTTAAAATACCGGATTATATTAAGGAGTAG
- a CDS encoding TetR/AcrR family transcriptional regulator — MRIIKEADVRKNEILDAAEELFNIDGFDGTTISAIIEKAGIARGTVYYHFKSKEDVLDALIERHCEKLLEEAKQIAKNRNIPVMKRLIQTLMAMNADKDGKPGVLIQQMHRPQNALMHQKTHETMLEGIPPILMDIIEDGMKEGIFHTPYPYESLEMVVAHVNTVFDDYSEKLTGEDLLKRVRAFIFNLERLFGAAPGCFDSVITLFHINKKDTE, encoded by the coding sequence ATGCGAATCATTAAAGAAGCCGATGTGCGTAAAAATGAGATACTAGATGCCGCAGAGGAGCTGTTTAACATAGACGGCTTTGACGGTACTACAATCAGTGCGATTATAGAAAAGGCGGGAATCGCAAGAGGGACAGTATATTATCATTTTAAATCAAAAGAAGATGTTTTAGATGCGCTTATAGAGCGACATTGCGAAAAACTTTTGGAAGAAGCAAAACAGATTGCTAAAAATAGAAATATTCCGGTAATGAAACGATTAATTCAGACGTTAATGGCAATGAATGCTGATAAAGATGGAAAGCCAGGGGTTCTTATCCAGCAGATGCATAGACCTCAGAATGCTTTAATGCATCAGAAAACACATGAGACAATGCTGGAAGGCATACCACCTATCCTGATGGATATTATTGAGGATGGTATGAAAGAGGGAATATTTCATACACCTTATCCTTATGAGAGCTTAGAAATGGTAGTGGCTCATGTTAACACTGTTTTTGATGACTATTCCGAAAAGCTTACTGGTGAAGATTTATTAAAAAGAGTTAGAGCCTTTATCTTTAATCTGGAACGACTTTTTGGGGCTGCGCCAGGGTGTTTTGACAGTGTAATTACGTTGTTTCATATAAACAAAAAGGATACTGAGTAA
- the rpoC gene encoding DNA-directed RNA polymerase subunit beta': MNAQNNEQGIVFDSIKIGLASPEKIREWSRGEVKKPETINYRTLKPEKDGLFCERIFGPTKDWECHCGKYKRIRYKGVICDRCGVEVTKAKVRRERMGHIELAAPVSHIWYFKGIPSRMGLILAMSPRALEKILYFASYVVLDAGNTELQYKQLLSEREYREAYDKFGNTFVAAMGAEAVKQLLMDIDLEKESVELKRDLETTAGQKRVRIIKKLEVIESFRISGNKPEWMILDVIPVIPPDIRPMVQLDGGRFATSDLNDLYRRVINRNNRLKRLLDLGAPDIIVRNEKRMLQEAVDALIDNGRRGRPVTGPGNRALKSLSDMLKGKQGRFRQNLLGKRVDYSGRSVIVVGPELKIFQCGLPKEMAIELFKPFVMKKLVEDGLAHNIKSAKRMVERLQTEVWDILEDVIKEHPVMLNRAPTLHRLGIQAFEPVLVEGRAIKLHPLVCTAYNADFDGDQMAVHVPLSVEAQAECRFLLLSPNNLLKPSDGAPVTVPSQDMILGMYYLTLEREDLNHRYEEDLLDEAGNVIKAKGDLIMKAFKDEKEAILAYDNHQITLHEAIRVKKVLTFGGVKESRMVRTTVGRIIFNEAIPQNLGYVDRTSEADKFRYEIDFLVDKKQIGKIINRCINRCGSTETAAVLDKIKSLGYKFSTKAALTVSVSDMEIPKEKPAFLAEAEEKVELITRKFRRGLMTDEERHNKVIEAWNIANEKITVALLAGLGKYNNIYMMANSGARGSNSQIKQLAGMRGLMANPSGGIIELPIKSNFREGLSVLEYFISAHGARKGLTDTALRTADSGYLTRRLVDVSQDIIIREWDCCEDSDREAPGLWVSAFMDGNEVIEGLQERIRGRWSVLDIIHPETGDLIVPQDTMITFDQAEQVEKAGIKKVLIRTVLTCRSNIGICAKCYGANMASGRYVRIGESVGIIAAQSIGEPGTQLTMRTFHTGGIAGDDITQGLPRVEELFEARKPKGLAIIAEFGGRITLKDTKKKREVTIESRETGEIKDYLIPYGSRIKVYDGDMVEAGDEITEGSVNPHDILKIKGLRGVQDYMIQEVQRVYRLQGVEINDKHIEVIVRQMLKRVKIEENGDTEFLPGSLVDWLVFENTNAALEEEGKTPANGARVLLGITKASLATDSFLSAASFQETTRVLTEAAIKGKIDPLIGLKENVIIGKLIPAGTGMPRYRNIEIQPDGGESDYQDDEIYMDEEDMI, translated from the coding sequence ATGAATGCACAGAATAATGAACAGGGAATCGTTTTTGATTCCATTAAGATTGGTTTGGCGTCTCCCGAAAAAATCCGTGAGTGGTCAAGAGGCGAGGTTAAAAAACCTGAAACAATTAACTACAGAACATTAAAGCCTGAAAAGGACGGTCTTTTTTGTGAAAGAATTTTCGGACCTACGAAGGACTGGGAATGCCACTGTGGTAAATATAAAAGAATTCGTTACAAAGGCGTTATTTGCGATCGCTGTGGGGTTGAGGTAACCAAGGCGAAGGTAAGACGTGAAAGAATGGGTCATATCGAATTGGCGGCACCTGTTTCTCATATCTGGTACTTCAAGGGTATCCCTTCCAGAATGGGCTTAATTCTTGCCATGAGCCCCAGAGCTTTGGAGAAAATTTTGTATTTTGCTTCCTACGTTGTACTGGATGCCGGCAATACAGAATTGCAGTATAAACAGCTTTTGAGCGAAAGAGAATACAGAGAAGCATATGATAAGTTTGGTAACACATTTGTGGCTGCTATGGGTGCAGAAGCAGTAAAGCAGCTGTTGATGGATATTGATTTGGAAAAGGAATCTGTTGAACTGAAAAGGGATTTGGAAACTACAGCAGGACAGAAGAGAGTTCGTATTATCAAAAAGCTGGAGGTAATCGAAAGCTTCAGAATTTCCGGTAACAAACCTGAGTGGATGATTCTGGATGTTATTCCTGTCATTCCTCCTGATATCCGTCCTATGGTTCAGCTGGATGGCGGACGTTTTGCCACAAGTGACTTAAATGATTTGTACAGACGTGTTATTAATAGAAATAACCGTTTGAAGAGACTTTTGGATTTGGGTGCACCTGATATTATTGTTAGAAACGAAAAGAGAATGCTGCAAGAAGCCGTGGATGCTTTGATTGACAACGGCAGACGTGGTAGACCTGTAACAGGCCCCGGTAACCGTGCATTGAAATCTCTTTCCGATATGCTCAAAGGTAAGCAGGGTCGTTTCCGTCAGAATCTTTTGGGTAAGCGTGTTGACTACTCAGGACGTTCCGTTATCGTTGTTGGCCCTGAGCTGAAAATTTTCCAGTGCGGCTTGCCAAAGGAAATGGCTATCGAATTGTTTAAGCCTTTCGTTATGAAAAAGCTGGTGGAAGATGGCTTGGCACACAACATCAAATCCGCAAAAAGAATGGTAGAAAGATTGCAAACTGAGGTTTGGGATATATTGGAGGATGTTATCAAAGAGCATCCCGTTATGTTGAACCGTGCCCCAACACTGCATAGATTAGGTATTCAGGCCTTTGAGCCTGTTTTGGTAGAGGGTCGTGCAATTAAGCTGCATCCTTTGGTATGTACTGCTTATAATGCCGATTTTGACGGTGACCAGATGGCTGTTCACGTTCCTCTTTCTGTAGAGGCTCAGGCAGAATGCCGTTTCTTACTGCTTTCTCCAAACAACCTCTTGAAGCCTTCTGATGGTGCCCCTGTTACAGTGCCTTCTCAGGATATGATTTTGGGTATGTACTATCTGACACTTGAAAGAGAAGATTTAAATCACCGTTATGAAGAGGATTTGTTGGATGAGGCAGGCAATGTAATCAAGGCTAAGGGCGATTTGATTATGAAAGCCTTTAAGGATGAAAAAGAAGCAATTCTTGCTTATGACAATCATCAGATTACGTTGCATGAAGCCATTCGTGTAAAGAAAGTTTTGACTTTTGGTGGAGTAAAAGAATCTCGTATGGTTCGTACCACGGTTGGTAGAATTATTTTCAACGAAGCAATCCCTCAAAATTTAGGTTATGTGGATAGAACCAGCGAAGCAGATAAGTTCCGTTATGAAATTGACTTCTTGGTAGACAAAAAGCAGATTGGTAAAATCATCAACAGGTGTATCAATCGTTGTGGTTCCACTGAAACCGCAGCAGTTTTGGATAAAATAAAATCATTAGGTTACAAGTTTTCCACAAAAGCTGCTTTAACCGTATCCGTATCTGATATGGAAATTCCTAAGGAAAAACCTGCATTCTTGGCTGAGGCAGAGGAAAAGGTTGAATTGATTACCAGAAAGTTCAGACGTGGTTTGATGACTGATGAAGAACGTCACAATAAGGTTATTGAAGCATGGAATATTGCTAACGAGAAAATTACTGTAGCACTATTGGCTGGTCTGGGTAAATATAACAACATCTATATGATGGCAAACTCCGGTGCCCGTGGTTCCAACAGCCAGATTAAACAGTTGGCAGGTATGCGTGGTTTGATGGCGAACCCCTCCGGTGGTATTATTGAATTGCCTATTAAGTCAAACTTCCGTGAAGGCTTATCTGTATTGGAGTACTTTATCTCCGCCCATGGTGCGAGAAAGGGCTTGACAGATACCGCTCTCAGAACAGCCGATTCCGGTTACTTGACTCGTCGTTTGGTAGACGTTTCTCAGGATATTATTATTCGTGAATGGGATTGTTGTGAAGACAGCGATAGGGAGGCACCCGGTTTATGGGTATCCGCATTTATGGATGGTAACGAAGTAATCGAGGGCTTGCAGGAAAGAATCCGTGGTAGATGGTCCGTTCTTGATATCATCCATCCCGAAACAGGTGATTTGATTGTTCCTCAGGATACTATGATAACATTTGACCAAGCAGAGCAGGTGGAAAAGGCAGGCATTAAGAAGGTATTAATCCGTACGGTATTGACTTGCCGTTCTAATATCGGTATTTGTGCTAAGTGTTATGGTGCCAATATGGCCAGCGGCAGATATGTACGTATCGGTGAATCCGTTGGTATTATTGCGGCGCAGTCCATCGGCGAGCCCGGTACACAGTTGACCATGCGTACGTTCCATACCGGTGGTATTGCCGGTGATGACATCACCCAGGGGCTTCCTCGTGTCGAGGAATTATTTGAGGCGAGAAAGCCAAAGGGCCTTGCAATTATTGCAGAATTCGGCGGTCGTATCACTTTGAAGGATACAAAGAAAAAGAGAGAAGTTACCATTGAAAGCCGTGAAACAGGAGAAATTAAGGATTATTTGATTCCTTACGGCTCCAGAATTAAGGTTTATGACGGTGATATGGTTGAAGCCGGTGACGAAATCACAGAAGGTAGCGTAAACCCCCATGACATCTTGAAAATCAAGGGTCTGCGCGGCGTTCAGGATTATATGATTCAGGAAGTTCAGCGTGTATACCGCTTGCAGGGTGTAGAAATCAACGATAAGCATATTGAGGTTATTGTTCGTCAGATGCTCAAGCGTGTGAAAATCGAAGAAAACGGAGATACAGAATTCTTACCCGGTAGCTTGGTTGACTGGCTTGTTTTCGAGAATACCAACGCTGCATTGGAGGAAGAAGGAAAGACACCTGCCAATGGTGCCCGTGTACTTCTGGGTATCACAAAGGCTTCCTTGGCAACAGACTCCTTCTTGTCTGCGGCATCCTTCCAGGAAACAACAAGAGTTCTGACGGAAGCTGCAATCAAGGGCAAGATTGATCCATTGATTGGTCTGAAGGAAAACGTTATTATCGGTAAGCTGATTCCAGCAGGTACCGGTATGCCTAGATACCGCAATATAGAAATTCAACCGGATGGTGGCGAAAGCGATTATCAGGATGATGAAATCTATATGGATGAAGAAGATATGATTTAA
- a CDS encoding DNA-directed RNA polymerase subunit beta — MEKNRIHALRLGDTTRLSYSRINEVLEMPNLIEVQKNSYQWFLSEGLKEVFEDVSPITDFSGNLVLEFIDFSLDSEPKFSIEECKERDATFAAALKVKARLYNREMDELKEQEIFMGDFPLMTETGTFIINGAERVIVSQLVRSPGIYYASDYDKVGKKLISATVIPNRGAWLEYETDSNDVFYVRVDRTRKVPVTVLIRAMGLGTDAEILEMFGEEPKILATLEKDISKNHEEGLIEIYKKLRPGEPPTVESSKSLLDGMFFDPKRYDLAKVGRYKFNKKLALKNRIRGAKLAQNIVDPMTGEVVAEAGTILTMDMCEEIQNTGVRSVYVEVEDRTLKVLSNQAVEIDGYIEEFGLKAEDLGIREMVYYPLLMRILEEYQSPEEVAAAIKENIHELIPKHITLEDIFASINYVLHLDYAYGNVDDIDHLGNRRIRSVGELLQNQFRIGLSRMERVVRERMTTQDLAVVTPQALVNVRPVTAAIKEFFGSSQLSQFMDQNNPLSELTHKRRLSALGPGGLSRERAGFEVRDVHHSHYGRMCPIETPEGPNIGLINTLATFARINEYGFIEAPYRKVDNSGDEPRVTEEFIYVTADEEENYNVAQANEPLDDEGHFVHKKVTGRHKEEIIEVDQNQIHLMDVSPKQMVSVATALIPFLENDDANRALMGSNMQRQAVPLMVTDSPIVGTGMEYKTAKDSGICVIAKNGGVVERISADEIVVRNDASQRDRYKMVKYQRSNQSTCLNQKPIINVGDRVEPGMIIADGASTCQGELALGKNPLIGFMTWEGYNYEDAVLLSERLVQEDVYTSVHISEFEADARDTKLGPEEITRDIPNVGDDALKDLDERGIVRIGAEVRPNDILVGKVTPKGETELTAEERLLRAIFGEKAREVRDTSLRVPHGETGIIVDVKIFTRENGDDVGPGVNQLVRVYIAQKRKISVGDKMAGRHGNKGVVSRVLPVEDMPFLPNGRPLDIVLNPLGIPSRMNIGQVLETHLSLAAKALGWKISTPVFDGANEIDIMDTLEMANDYVNTSWEEFSEKWKPLLQGDVLDELYANRDHREEWKGVALSRDGKVSLRDGRTGEFFDNRVTIGFMHYLKLHHLVDDKIHARSTGPYSLVTQQPLGGKAQFGGQRFGEMEVWALEAYGAAYTLQEILTVKSDDIVGRVKTYESIVKGENIPEPGVPESFKVLLKELQSLALDIRVLREDQTEVEIKESIEDVDDLNVNIDGFDAEEQDYRRPRPLTAEEELVDFLFDGEEGVEAEVETETDDLVEDEFEEDLLEDEFLDEE; from the coding sequence ATGGAAAAAAACAGAATTCATGCACTCCGTTTGGGCGACACAACCAGATTGAGCTATTCCAGAATCAATGAGGTTTTGGAAATGCCCAATTTGATTGAAGTGCAGAAAAACAGCTACCAGTGGTTTTTAAGTGAGGGGCTGAAGGAAGTATTTGAGGATGTTTCACCAATTACAGACTTTAGCGGCAATCTTGTATTGGAATTCATTGATTTTTCACTGGATTCCGAGCCTAAATTCTCCATTGAAGAATGTAAAGAGCGGGATGCAACCTTTGCGGCAGCCCTTAAGGTGAAGGCCAGACTTTACAATAGAGAAATGGATGAATTAAAGGAACAGGAAATTTTTATGGGGGATTTCCCTTTAATGACCGAAACCGGTACCTTTATTATAAATGGTGCGGAACGTGTTATTGTTAGCCAGCTTGTTCGTTCTCCCGGCATTTACTATGCTTCTGATTATGATAAGGTCGGCAAAAAGCTGATCTCTGCCACGGTCATCCCCAATAGAGGTGCGTGGCTGGAATATGAAACAGATTCTAATGATGTTTTTTATGTTCGTGTGGATCGTACCAGAAAGGTACCCGTTACTGTTTTGATTCGTGCAATGGGTCTTGGTACAGATGCTGAAATTCTTGAAATGTTTGGTGAAGAGCCTAAAATCTTGGCTACCTTGGAAAAAGATATTTCCAAGAACCATGAAGAAGGCTTAATTGAAATTTATAAAAAACTTCGTCCCGGTGAGCCTCCTACTGTAGAAAGCTCCAAGTCCTTGTTGGATGGTATGTTCTTTGATCCTAAGCGTTATGATTTGGCGAAGGTTGGACGCTACAAATTCAATAAGAAACTTGCTCTGAAAAACCGAATTCGTGGTGCAAAGCTTGCTCAAAACATTGTTGACCCTATGACAGGTGAAGTGGTTGCTGAAGCAGGTACCATTTTAACAATGGATATGTGTGAAGAAATTCAGAACACAGGCGTTCGCAGCGTATATGTTGAAGTTGAAGATAGAACGCTGAAGGTTTTGAGTAATCAGGCTGTTGAAATTGATGGCTACATTGAAGAGTTTGGCTTGAAGGCAGAGGATTTGGGCATCAGAGAGATGGTATACTATCCATTGTTGATGCGCATTTTGGAAGAATACCAGAGCCCAGAGGAAGTTGCCGCTGCGATTAAGGAAAACATTCATGAATTGATTCCAAAGCATATTACATTGGAAGATATCTTTGCATCGATTAACTATGTATTACATTTGGATTATGCATATGGAAATGTGGATGATATTGACCACTTAGGCAACAGACGTATTCGCTCCGTTGGCGAATTGCTGCAAAACCAATTCCGTATCGGTCTTTCCAGAATGGAGAGAGTGGTAAGGGAAAGAATGACAACCCAGGATTTGGCTGTAGTTACACCGCAGGCGTTGGTAAACGTTCGTCCTGTAACGGCTGCCATTAAAGAGTTCTTCGGCAGCTCTCAGTTATCTCAGTTTATGGATCAGAATAACCCTCTTTCCGAATTGACACATAAGCGTCGTTTATCCGCTTTGGGACCCGGTGGTTTGTCAAGAGAAAGAGCGGGCTTCGAGGTTCGAGACGTTCACCATTCTCATTATGGCAGAATGTGCCCCATTGAGACCCCAGAAGGCCCTAACATCGGTTTGATTAATACCCTTGCTACCTTTGCAAGAATTAACGAATATGGTTTCATCGAAGCACCTTACAGAAAGGTGGATAACAGTGGTGATGAACCTCGTGTTACAGAGGAATTTATTTATGTAACTGCTGATGAAGAAGAAAACTATAACGTTGCTCAGGCGAATGAGCCTTTAGATGATGAAGGTCACTTTGTTCATAAAAAGGTAACCGGTCGTCACAAAGAGGAAATTATCGAGGTTGACCAAAATCAAATTCACTTGATGGACGTTTCTCCCAAGCAGATGGTTTCTGTTGCTACAGCCCTGATTCCTTTCTTGGAAAATGACGATGCGAACCGTGCGCTGATGGGTTCCAACATGCAGCGTCAGGCTGTGCCTTTGATGGTGACAGATTCTCCTATTGTTGGTACAGGTATGGAATATAAAACCGCAAAGGATTCCGGTATTTGTGTAATTGCAAAAAATGGCGGTGTGGTTGAGAGAATTTCCGCAGATGAAATTGTTGTACGTAACGATGCATCTCAAAGAGACAGATACAAAATGGTAAAATATCAAAGAAGTAACCAGAGCACTTGCTTAAACCAGAAGCCTATTATCAATGTGGGCGACAGGGTAGAGCCGGGCATGATTATTGCCGATGGTGCATCCACATGTCAGGGTGAATTGGCTTTAGGCAAAAACCCCCTTATCGGATTTATGACATGGGAAGGTTACAACTACGAGGATGCTGTTTTGCTTAGCGAAAGACTGGTTCAGGAAGACGTTTATACCTCTGTTCATATCAGTGAATTTGAAGCTGACGCCAGAGACACGAAGCTGGGACCTGAAGAAATCACAAGAGATATTCCTAACGTTGGTGATGATGCGCTGAAAGATTTGGATGAAAGAGGTATCGTTCGTATTGGTGCTGAAGTTCGCCCCAACGATATTTTGGTTGGTAAGGTTACACCTAAGGGTGAAACAGAGCTGACAGCGGAAGAAAGACTCCTTCGTGCCATTTTCGGTGAAAAGGCAAGAGAGGTTAGAGATACCTCCCTGCGTGTGCCCCACGGTGAAACAGGTATCATTGTTGATGTAAAAATCTTTACAAGAGAAAACGGCGACGATGTAGGTCCCGGTGTAAACCAGTTGGTTCGTGTTTATATTGCCCAGAAGAGAAAAATTTCTGTTGGTGATAAAATGGCGGGTCGTCATGGTAACAAGGGTGTTGTTTCCCGCGTACTCCCTGTAGAAGATATGCCTTTTCTTCCAAACGGAAGACCTTTGGATATCGTTTTGAACCCTCTGGGTATTCCTTCTCGTATGAATATCGGTCAGGTTTTGGAAACCCACCTTTCCTTAGCGGCAAAGGCTTTGGGCTGGAAAATCAGTACACCTGTATTTGACGGTGCAAACGAAATTGACATTATGGATACGTTGGAAATGGCCAACGACTATGTAAATACAAGCTGGGAAGAATTCTCCGAAAAATGGAAGCCCTTATTGCAAGGTGACGTGCTTGATGAGCTCTATGCAAACAGAGATCACAGAGAAGAGTGGAAGGGTGTTGCGCTTTCCAGAGACGGTAAGGTTTCCTTGCGTGACGGTCGTACCGGTGAATTTTTCGATAACCGTGTAACCATCGGTTTCATGCACTACTTGAAGCTTCACCATTTGGTTGATGATAAGATTCATGCTCGTTCCACAGGCCCTTACTCCTTAGTTACACAGCAGCCTTTGGGCGGTAAGGCACAGTTTGGCGGTCAGCGTTTCGGTGAAATGGAAGTTTGGGCGCTGGAAGCATACGGCGCAGCTTATACCCTTCAGGAAATCTTGACTGTGAAATCTGACGATATTGTTGGTCGTGTTAAGACTTACGAATCTATTGTTAAGGGTGAAAATATCCCTGAACCCGGTGTGCCTGAATCCTTCAAGGTATTGTTGAAGGAATTGCAGTCCTTGGCGTTGGATATTCGTGTTCTGCGTGAAGACCAGACTGAGGTTGAAATCAAAGAATCCATCGAGGATGTGGATGACCTGAATGTGAATATTGATGGGTTTGATGCAGAAGAACAAGACTATCGTCGTCCCAGACCTTTAACAGCGGAAGAAGAGTTGGTTGATTTCCTCTTTGACGGCGAAGAAGGTGTTGAAGCCGAAGTGGAAACTGAAACCGATGATTTGGTTGAGGATGAGTTCGAAGAAGACTTGCTGGAAGACGAATTTTTGGATGAGGAGTAA